CGGTATACAATATATGTATACTCCTTTAAGTACACATATAAGATACATAGgtaagacagacagatagatagatagatagatagatagataggagatagatagatatatagatagatagatagatagatagatagatagatagatagatagatgatagatagataggagatagatagatagatagatagatatgagatagatagatagatagatagatagatagatagataatagatagatagatacatagatagatacatagatagatacatagatagatagatagatatgagatagatatgagatagatatgagatagatagatagatagatagatagatagatagataggagatagatagatagatagatagatagatagatagatagatggatagatagatatgagatagataggtaggtaggtagaagaTAGAACTGTATTAAATAAATAGAAGCATAATAGATCGATTATGAATAACATAAAGGTCTATCCTGGGGGATGAGTGATTTCCTGGCCCCGGTGTTAGatagtcccccctccccctctccctcctgataagtgatgtataatgtgcggATATTACTATTAGGAGCTCGGTGTGGAGGAGTGTAATCAGCAGTGCAGCTGCAGGACAGGAGATGAGTCCTGGTGGTCGGTGATGTCCCCTGAgcacatggggagggggctggGGGCTGTGTCCCTCCATAATCTGCTTGTCTCATTGTTTCAGCCCATTATCTCTGAGAAGTTTTAATTTCTTCTTTCTTCAGGATCATTGCCTGTGATAATGACACAGCAGCCCCAGTGCCTACCTCTGCATCCTTCTTCAGTAAAGAGATGTAGCAGGGTGGTGTTTGTCGTTTAGCATAACTCAGGTAACACacaatagtaataatagtaatgaTGTGATTACCTGGTATGTAGCTATCTGTATATGCCAcatgacaacctcagctctgcagTGTTACCccgctcagccctgctacagctgtgCTCTTTTACAGTCACAATTTACATATCTGGCAGCAAAACAAAAAGCACAATCTCCTATAGTTGGACACGTGTAGCGGTGCTGTGCACAGGTGCAGCAGAGAGGAGTTTGTAATAAGTCGGAGCTGAATGGAAATACTGAGACACTGCTGGTTTCTAAGAAATTTTCACTTTGTATTTcaagaaattacattttttctatGCCCGGATATTTATGGAAACATGGAATATCAGGGACCAATTGGAATATCGGGATCTAAAGATCCCTATCTGATTAACCCTTTGTCGTGTACCGAATGTTCAATGTAATAGAATATTAATTAATCTGGAGAGACCCgacttatacatatatatctatataatccTCCTAAAATGTATCAATCTTATACTACATTATTATCAATCTTATActacattattatttatttatttattatccttctatgtcatatctatctatctagataccatctatttatctcatatctgtctatctatctatctatctatctatctatatatctaatctatctatctcatatctatctatctatctatctatcctctcatatctatctatctatctatctatctcatatctatctatctatctatctatctatctatctatctaatcatctatcatctatgtatttatctatctatctaatcatctatctatctcatatctatctatctatctatctatctatctatctatctatctatctatctaatcatctatctatctatctatctatctatctatctatccatttagcTCATGTCTATCTATGGTAtcatatatctattatatatatttctGCTATCCATATATCttctgttatctatctatctatctacctatccatatGTATGTTTCTATctttatctcttatctatctatgtattcaTAAAATTGTTTTCTGGCCATTAATCTTTTTATTTATCTAAGTTATATTCCTAAACTCTCTATATCAAATATATGATTTACAACTGTAAAATATGTAGTTCTATattcatgtgtcactttatcgAGTTGCATCAAGATAAAACTATACATATGAAATACGGTAGACCTAAAGATAGAAAATTGGATAACATTAGataaatataaatagatagacaaacagatatgagatagattgataggagatagatagatagatagatagatagatgaaatagATATGTAGAATTGAATAGATTCGTAGGTAAATCAGTAGTTAGATagcatagatgcatagatagatagagatagatagatagatggatagatagatagatagatagataggagatagatagatagatagatagatagatagatagatagataggagatagatagatatgagattgatagattgatagatagatagatagatagattgatagatagatagatagatatgagatagatagatgcatagatagatagatagatagatagatagatatgagatagatatgagatagatagatagatagatagatagatagatagatagatagataaatagatagatatgagatagatagatagataaatagatagtagatagatattagatagatagatagatagatagatagatagatagatagatagatgatagataaatagataatggAGAGATAATTCGTTTTCATAGAAATTATTCTTCTATGGTTCTAGGTCCCTGTAGAGTGTAACACACCATGACCCTCCTAGTGGATACAGTCACCTCcaggagtatatactatatactgtgtgtagccccctgtccccccagCCTCACATTTTGCTCTAGTAACTGTCCTAATCCCTTTAGTCTGCAGTCTGATCTGATGCTCTCATTGTGTGGAGAGGTTCCTGCTATTATTGATCCCAGCAATTATTTAAGAAGAAATCCCATCACCTCCCACTTTCCCAAATAAGGCTATTTAGATGCTGCACAGATGAATGGAGGATGGAGCTGCTGAGGCAGCCATAGGGTATCACCCAGCATCACACCTCACACTctgccatctgctcctggagaGGACACActgctgcctctctctctctctcaatcaGCTGCAAGGGCTCTTTAAGAAAATACTGAGATCTTAGAAGAATTTCCTAACTCCATCGCTTGTTTACTGATTCTGGTCCATTTGCTGGTCCATCACGAGGATCATTGAACTCAGGGAAAGAGTCCTACAAAATGAAAGGTTAGGAGACCACAACATATAAAGTCCTGATTGCTAAGCCTGAGAAGAGCCCAGAAGAGTTTCCAGGACCACCCAAGGTTGAGAAATATTCAGGTGAAGAATAGTCTTCGCCTAAATTTTGGATCTTGCCAAGCTCATTGTCCAAAGACCATAGAAGAAACCTTGGAGTGTCTCACAAGGTGTAAAGGAACCTGACCTGAAAATTGATCCTACAACGTGAAGAACCATTCAAGATCAAAGGGGCTTCAAGAATCACATGACAAGGACTCCCAGAAGGTTTTGAGGAACTTAAGTTTTTAGAGGTCCAGTAAATCCAAGATACCTTCATAAAAGCTTcatcacacatctgctgctatgaAACCCTGGTGGTGGTGCTCACAGATTTAGGCTGGAAGCGCTAAAAGTTTGGAAGACAAGGAGCAGCGGGTTTCATCTAGAGAACATTGACCAAGCGATGAATGTGAGTAGAGACAAAGCTCAGGTAGACATCTCCATGCCCCAAGCAcaggcagcagtggtggtggaggctgtgtcctgcacccTACACAGTGGGGAAATCATGGACAGCCATGGAGAACAGAGACTGTCAGCCAGCGACCACCCAGTGTATGGCTGCCCCAGGCAAGGGGACAGCCAGGGTGGCAGCACTCCAGGACAGGAGGGCATGGTGCCAGCCCCACCGGCCGTCCACAGAACCACTTCCTTCTCAGTCCTGGACATTCTGGACCCAAATAAATTCAACAGCAAACAGAGGCATTGCACCCTGGTGTACAACAAGTCCAGTGACTACATACTGAGGGCAGAGGACAAGCAAGGAGAGGGGCCCATAGACCTCCCGAACCAGAAACCTTTCTTAGAGGACTTTGACAACTGCAAAAAGTCTCCGGATGTTCTAAGTAAGTTCTACACATCTAGATAATTATCTATAATTCTATGTATCTGAATGTACTTGTTTTATTATGGAACAAGTTTCATCATGACTTTTCTATTATCTAAGTTTCTCTTCTCTTCTATCTTTCGACCCTTCCATGTCATATCTATCTGTATTTCCTTTTTATTATGTAACAAGTCTCAGCATTTCCTTTCTGTCATCTAACTAtccttgtatctatctatctatctatccatcaatctatctatctatccatcaatcaatgtatctatccctccttccatatgtatctatctatctatctatctatctatctatctatctatctaatgatAGAACAACAAGTCTCATCATGCATTTTCTATCCTCACCCGTTATTGAACTATCTATGACAGTCATGGATGATGGGAGTGTATGATTGATTTGAGTGGCACTTGAGTTTCTTCCATTATACTATACAAGGTCCAAGTTCTTCTGGGGAGTTATAGATCCCCAGGATGGTTGGGTTGATATAAAGGGAGTTTTAGTCTCAGAACCAGTCATAGATGAGAGTTATATTCCCAGAAGTGTCAAAGATGAGAACTGAAGTCCCAGAATCGGTCACAGATGAGAGTTATAGTCCTTTTACCGGTCACAGATGAGAGTTGTTGTCTCTTAACCGGTCACAGATGAGAGTTGTAGTCCCATAACGGGTCACAGATGAGAGTTGTAGTCCTATAACCGGTCACATGTTAGAGCTGAAGTCCCAGAACCGTTCATTGATGAGAGTTGCAGTACGATCAGATTGGCCATAGTTTGTGTGgaatcatttttatttcattttattatttgggtTTGTTTTAGGGAAAATCTGAATAATTGTGACAAAACGTCGTTTATCTGTAAGAAAACAATTAAATTCCTTCGATTACATCGAGGGGAGATTGTGTTGAGCAGCAGCGGAGGGGATAATGGGGGATCGGCCCCTGGTGCCAGTGGAGCTCGGCCGATCGATATCCTATTATCGAATGCCGCGTATCTCttaccagcagcctcctctgtcCCCAACATCTAAATTATAGGGTCACAATCAGGATAATGACTCGATTACAATCCATTACACTTATTATTACCAGCAGCAGAGGCTCTGCAGGGAAATCTCCCACCGATCAGAGATCTGACCAAATGATCGCAACACAGAGATTCCTATTCTACATACATTTTATTCATCATCAAGACATCTAATTTCATATATTGTCTGACCTGGTTCTTATTGTGTtatgtttacatttatttcttaagTTATTTTAATATTGAAACAATGTTGTACTTTTTAATTAATTATAatacaaactattttttttttgtactaaattatttaaaaatgcaCAAGATAACCAGTGATAGATATTCCATATCTGTAggattgtttttatgtatttataatcATGGATATGGAGCAAAGTATCACGAtgaacacataataataatagaatataATAGGAAtcgaaataaataaatatttatatataacaatatattctAAAGTATTAACACAGCAACATGTATATGAACTTTTAGGTATTTAGGTCTGGAGAAAAAAATGATCATTAAAAAACAATTAGACTTTATTATTAGATAAATTAAATTCAGTCTTTACTTTAAAATCGTTAGCAACTAAAAGGAGATGGTTATACTGTACATTTTTGTATGTAATTTTTTGTATAAGGTACATGACAATTTATGTAGTTGGAACAGGATTATTGGTGTTCCAAAAAAGcaagaaatatatatacatatacttgtgtatgtgtatagatatgtatttatttgcgtgtatatatgtgtgtgtatatatatatatatatgtgtgtgtgtgtgtgtgtgtgtgtatgtgtagtgtttGTGTATAGATATGTATTTCtttatgtgtctgtatatgtatatatatatatgtatatatatatatatgtgtgtgtgtgtatatatatatatatatatatatatacagtatatgtgtgtgtaaagatatatatgtgtctgtgtgtgtccaATGTATATCACTAAGAATCTTGTTTATTTTATCTTAGTTATTTTGTCACttagattttaaaatttttatttagttattttttcCTCAAAATTTCCAATAATTTTATACATTCTTGTTTTATTGTCAATATAACAATTATCAATATTTCTGATGACTACAAAGATCATAACTGTTATCCAAATTCATTATATTTTACTCTATTATTCTATAACAACATTAATATATCCATTATTTCTTAGTATCATGATTattaaatattataatattatgtctatgtatatatatatatgtatatatatatattattgaatGTTCTGTCCCTTGTAGAATGTCCCTGGTAGTTGCAGCAGACATGACAGTGTGTTGGGGCAGTAGTGGGTTGCAGGCAGTACACGTGTTCTCAGTGCTGTGCAGTGATGCAGGACCCCAGTGATTGCCTCCTGGCTGCACCATGTAGAGGACATGAAGTTATATGGACAGGCAGAGGTGACCTGTACAATGCATGAATCACAGGCTGATATgattgtgtgtgtatttgtatacaTCTTTGTATGCAGTCTATGGGCAGTGATGTTATGAGTGACAGATTCTCAGGGTGTTGGTCAAATAATCTTCTAGGTAAATGCACTTTAGTAAACATTTCACCTATCAAAGATGATTTGTCAGGTTCTATGATCCAGTGTGTGCAGATACAGATCACAGCCATCACTCACTGTAAGGAGAGAAGCTCTTGTCAATGCAATGTACATGTATACATGGACATTATGTGTGTATACAATTCTGCCTGTGTCCAGTTATTTATCATTACTGCATGTGTattatttactatatatatatatatatatatatatatatatatatatatatatatatatatatatatatatatgtatatatatgatttattTTACAACACGCGACCCGATTACATAACCAGAACAACACGGTACGGTTCTTTAGATACTGAAAATATTCTCCCCCAGTAAAATATTTAACTATGTAGTCGCCAGCTGTAGGAGCATCACCTTCCCTAAAATAATTAACATTCCCTTAACCCTCTGAGACCCACAGGTCCCTATTGATGCATATTGACCATTGATGATTTGGTGGCATGTCCTTTTGATACCCCTATGATAATGATTCCACTTCTGCCATTGATCCTATGCTATTAGTTTATTGATGACTTTGTGATGTGACCTGTTGTTGATTTTCCCTATTGTCTTATCTACCATATGGTCTATGGATGATTGTTTGGAGACAACTTATAGAAACCCTGTTTTTTAATGGAAATTTTCTCATTAcagaggatgaagaattgtacCAACAGACTGGAGAAGATTGTCAAAATCAGGACTTTAGCCCCAGTCCTGGTAGTgacctggaggaagaggaggatgaggaagatgaAGAGGTCTGCAGTGAAGAGAGCAGCAACTCCACTCCTTCTGGTACAGTGGACAGGGAGAATGGGGGCTCTACTCAGGCTGAGGATGGTCTATCAAGTCATGGTAACACTCCTGGGTCACAGCAAGGTAATTCCAAGAACCAGAACCAACAGAACCAAGGACAGAACCAGCATGGTAAACCCAAGAGGAAGAGAACAGGTTCTGACTCTAAGTCTGGCAAACCCAGGAGAGCTAGAACAGCTTTCACCTATGAACAGCTGGTGGCTCTGGAGAACAAGTTCAAGTCTACAAGATACCTCTCGGTGTGTGAGAGACTCAACCTGGCATTATCGCTGAGTCTGACTGAGACCCAAGTCAAGATCTGGTTCCAGAATAGACGCACAAAGTGGAAGAAGCAGAATCCTGGAGCAGACACCAGTGCCCCTACTGGAGGTTCTGGTCATGGGGGGGGCGGTGGTCCAGGTATGGGTGGGGGGCTGAGCCCTCTTAGCCATTCCCCACCTATGGGCAACCCACTGGGCATGCATGGACACCCTGGTTACCCAAGCCATGCACCTGGTGGActcatgtgcacagcacagttaCCCTTCCTCCCTGGCCCAGCTGCAGTCCTGTCACCCTTTGTCCTGGGGTCTCAGTCTTATGGGACCCCAGCATTTTATGCCCCCCACTTATGACTATAGAGACTTGAATTATCCACTGGGCAAAGCACAAGTCTTCCACGACTGGACACAATGTATTACAACAAGGGGACGCAAGAGCTGGCAATCTAAAGTAGGAAAGTAGCTTAACTTACCTCCTAGCACTGGTGCCATAGGGATTTACCCCCTTTAGTGCAGCTCAATGACTCCCTGGTATATACTGGAAGCACAGCACCTTTCATTGCAATGATTATAACAAACCCTCTCATATGTAGATTGAATATGGGGAGCACTTTAAAGACTTTCCACCCCTCTCTGTATAGAACAAAatttaatggggaaaaaaaaatattcaactaTCCCTGTAAATTGTATAATGCattttatattgttattattttctttactttttttcttcttttttacaaCCATAATCAATTCACTAAACCTTCATTCCATCCATAATTGTGTTATTATTAAACCAAAATGCATCTGATTTAGGGCCACTTGAGGCTTGTGTCTGACTTAGCTGGGATAATATGACCTTATTCTGTTCAATAGGAAATCATTCCATATTTGTCAGTGTTTTCATTGGTGTAAATAAaggttttgtttacatttttggggggatttgttTTTATAAAGAAATAAATAGAATAAACTAAAAACATCTTTCTATTCTGTGCCCATTTTGCTCTCAGGGTATCTAGGAGTTTAGGAAGtggctgtaatgtaataatctgcATTGTTGAAATATACAATGAACCTCCCGTTCGTGATATCacgatatacactgtatatatacagagaatttatgcattcaattttttttttatttaaaaatgtaaacccTTTCTAGAAACTCTGCCTGGACTCTCCTCCTTCTATACAGAAGTGAATGGTTCCAAGAGTCAGAATTTCTCCAGTCTGACTGCTGTTATTTCATTGTAATTtgacattttgtttctttgtgtaaataattgttgatgatgttttcattttgtttttatatttaattgtatgacaatagggcagtattatatagagaaTATTTCAAGCACTTTGCTGAGACATTGAACAATAAACTGTAATATAAATATATCTTCTCCCTGGGTGTCTTTTGCTTTTCTTCTACTCgcaattattattgtaattattcttaGTATTATAATATTATTCATATTGTAggactatttattattattaatatattttatatatttttaggattatttttatttttgggatattattattgttattattaatacattataaataatatattatttttattttatattattattattataattattaatatttgaataattttttattatcaAATTAATTTGTCACATTTTATTTGGATGCAAATAGCAAGTTGTATGCtgaattatttaatttttctcaATATTAGTATTACTATAATAATATTATTCCTCCAATATTATcatatttgttattattattttttattgaatatcaAATATGATATTTTTTACATCCTAATTACTATTATATCTTTTAAAtattattgtgattattttattttattagtaaGATTATTTCAATTTTATTACTTTactggtttttattttatttttattactttactggtttttattttctttttctttttagactagtattattattaatagtattTTGGCATTTTAGCAGTGATTATACttattataattgttattattaatattttcattagttttatcattattatgaatacttttatttttgttatcATTACTCTATTTTTAGCCTACTATTACTAATAGTATATTAGCAttttagttattattattattatttatacgtGTTATTATAATttgtattattgtaattattaatatttttcttattattaacattattatgaatacttttatttttattattattttatggttACTTTTATTATCAAACAACTACAGTATATGATAAAAAATCGAAAACTTACAAAAATAAAGTTGTTTATAATATCTAAATAGAGGCAACTAGATGTGATTAATCATAtttgatttagttttttttttttaaataagagaaTTATTCTGACATAGTTGATAttgatgcaattttttttccaatatgtaatatgtataatgAGGACCAAAACATTCTGAAATTTATCTAAAAATCGATGTAATAAAATATCACcagattttataattttttttccctttgcagATTCTGTGGGATAATATCAATATATTCCTATTCATGTTTATTAATGTATTTGTTTttaatgcaaatattttttttttagacattttcttTAATTTTACATGACAATTGGCGAAAATACAGTGAAGTGATTTGTGACCTTAGAAATAAATACTAAGATACCAAAATAGATGGACAGACAGGGATTAAAAACTGAGACAGCAACATCCTACAAGAAATGCAATATTACAATACTAATACCATTTCACATGATTTTGTTggcaaaaaaaatagttttattaaAGCTTTTTATAATCGCCAGGAATTATTCCTCATAGACTGGACGGAAACATTGATTGTAATTGTAGCTGATCGTTTCTTAATTGTAATTACCACAGTAGTCGGTTGTCGGCAAAGGTTATCAGCCGGGTAATGGGCATACAGACAGTGATATGATTACTAGTACTACTAGTCTACATGTATAGTAAGCACTGGCTGAGGTATGGTGACCAGTATAATTAGTCTACATGTATATTAAACACTGACTGATGTGATGTGATTACTAGTACTACATGTATAGTTCATACTGGCAGTGATATGATTACTAGTACTACTAATCTAGATGTATAGATCATAATGACAACGATATGATGACTAGTATTACTAGTCTGCATGTATAGTAAGCACTGGCTGTGATATGATTACTAGTACTACATGTGTAGTTCATACTGGGAATGATATGGTTACTAGTACTACCAATATACAATCATAGTAAACATTGACAATTATATGGTTACTAGTATTACTACATGTAAAGTTTATGATGCCAATGATGTGATCACTAGTGTTACTAGTCTATATATACTGGTAATGATATGGTTACTAGTAATACTAGTCGAAGT
The DNA window shown above is from Engystomops pustulosus chromosome 1, aEngPut4.maternal, whole genome shotgun sequence and carries:
- the NKX1-1 gene encoding NK1 transcription factor-related protein 1; its protein translation is MNVSRDKAQVDISMPQAQAAVVVEAVSCTLHSGEIMDSHGEQRLSASDHPVYGCPRQGDSQGGSTPGQEGMVPAPPAVHRTTSFSVLDILDPNKFNSKQRHCTLVYNKSSDYILRAEDKQGEGPIDLPNQKPFLEDFDNCKKSPDVLKDEELYQQTGEDCQNQDFSPSPGSDLEEEEDEEDEEVCSEESSNSTPSGTVDRENGGSTQAEDGLSSHGNTPGSQQGNSKNQNQQNQGQNQHGKPKRKRTGSDSKSGKPRRARTAFTYEQLVALENKFKSTRYLSVCERLNLALSLSLTETQVKIWFQNRRTKWKKQNPGADTSAPTGGSGHGGGGGPGMGGGLSPLSHSPPMGNPLGMHGHPGYPSHAPGGLMCTAQLPFLPGPAAVLSPFVLGSQSYGTPAFYAPHL